A section of the Alkalihalobacillus sp. LMS39 genome encodes:
- the glpX gene encoding class II fructose-bisphosphatase: MERSLSMELVRVTEAAALASARWMGRGKKEEADEAATQAMRDVFDTIPMKGTVVIGEGEMDEAPMLYIGEKLGTGYGPRVDVAVDPLEGTNIVASGQWNALAVIAVADHGCLLHAPDMYMEKIAVGPESVGKVDIDAPVLDNLKAVAKAKNKDIEDVVVAILNRQRHDKMIEDIRRAGARIKLIPDGDVAAAINTAFEDTGVDMLLGSGGAPEGVLAAVGLKCLGGELIGKLLPQDEAELARCVKMGITDPSKALRMDDLVRGDDAIFAATGVTDGELLKGVLYKGSRATTQSLVMRAKSGTVRFVDGKHSMKKKPDLVIR; the protein is encoded by the coding sequence ATGGAACGAAGTCTATCAATGGAATTAGTCCGCGTAACAGAAGCTGCGGCATTAGCGTCTGCAAGATGGATGGGTAGAGGAAAAAAAGAAGAGGCTGATGAAGCAGCAACACAAGCCATGCGAGATGTATTCGATACAATTCCAATGAAAGGGACTGTCGTCATTGGTGAAGGAGAAATGGACGAGGCACCGATGTTATATATCGGAGAAAAGCTTGGTACAGGATATGGGCCACGTGTAGATGTCGCAGTTGACCCGCTCGAAGGCACGAATATTGTTGCCTCAGGTCAATGGAATGCCTTGGCTGTCATTGCTGTAGCTGATCATGGTTGTTTACTTCATGCCCCTGATATGTATATGGAAAAAATCGCTGTAGGTCCAGAGTCTGTTGGGAAAGTCGATATCGATGCGCCTGTTCTTGATAACTTGAAAGCCGTTGCTAAAGCAAAAAACAAAGATATTGAAGATGTCGTGGTTGCGATTTTAAACCGACAACGTCATGATAAAATGATTGAAGATATAAGACGAGCAGGAGCGCGTATTAAATTAATCCCAGATGGTGATGTGGCGGCTGCGATTAATACGGCTTTTGAAGACACAGGTGTTGATATGCTTCTTGGCTCAGGAGGAGCACCAGAAGGCGTATTAGCAGCTGTTGGGTTAAAGTGTTTAGGTGGCGAGCTTATCGGAAAGCTGTTACCACAAGATGAAGCTGAGTTGGCTCGTTGTGTAAAGATGGGGATTACAGACCCTAGTAAAGCATTACGAATGGACGACCTTGTCCGTGGTGATGATGCTATTTTTGCAGCAACAGGAGTGACAGATGGCGAGTTGTTAAAAGGAGTCCTTTATAAAGGAAGCCGAGCAACAACCCAATCTTTAGTTATGCGTGCAAAGTCTGGCACGGTACGATTTGTTGATGGGAAGCATAGCATGAAGAAAAAACCGGATTTAGTTATCCGATAA
- a CDS encoding DUF2529 family protein, with protein MLQIFQTQFIGVLKQIKEQEETIEECGRALAQAVVGEGTIYIIADREMTPIASAIVHADKTNRIEALDKENIAIITPADRVVYFTSYSSTGDMVMVESLLERHITVIGIAGNDRVGIDKMCDFFINTCLVQSLVPTDEGERIGLPFIGVGLYVFELLSLVLTDILLEYEE; from the coding sequence ATGTTACAAATTTTCCAAACTCAGTTCATTGGAGTACTAAAACAAATCAAAGAACAAGAAGAAACGATCGAAGAATGTGGCCGTGCTTTGGCTCAAGCAGTTGTCGGAGAAGGAACGATATATATAATTGCTGACAGAGAAATGACCCCAATTGCATCAGCCATTGTTCATGCGGATAAAACAAATCGAATCGAAGCTCTTGATAAAGAGAATATTGCTATCATCACACCTGCAGACCGAGTCGTTTATTTTACCTCTTATAGTTCAACTGGGGATATGGTTATGGTTGAATCTTTACTTGAACGCCATATTACCGTGATTGGAATCGCTGGCAACGACCGTGTTGGTATTGATAAAATGTGTGATTTTTTTATTAATACATGCCTTGTTCAAAGCCTTGTGCCAACTGATGAGGGAGAACGAATTGGCCTTCCATTTATTGGTGTTGGATTGTATGTGTTCGAGCTATTGTCATTAGTATTAACAGATATTTTGTTAGAGTATGAAGAGTAA
- a CDS encoding class II fructose-bisphosphate aldolase, whose translation MPLVSMKEMLQKAKAEGYAVGQFNLNNLEFTQAILQAAEEEKSPVICGVSEGAARYMGGFKTVVAMVKALMDDYNITVPVAIHLDHGSSFEKCVEAIHAGFTSVMIDGSHHPLEENIAITKQVIAVAHTLGVSVEAELGRIGGQEDDLIVDDADAAYAIPSECEQLVRETGVDCFAPALGSVHGPYKGEPNLGFDRMKEIDELVGIPLVLHGGTGIPTKDIQKAIEFGHAKINVNTESQISSAKAVRETLAAKPNEYDPRKYLGPARDAIKETVKGKMREFGSSNKA comes from the coding sequence ATGCCTTTAGTTTCAATGAAAGAAATGTTACAAAAAGCAAAAGCAGAAGGTTATGCAGTGGGTCAATTTAACTTAAACAACCTAGAGTTTACACAAGCCATTCTTCAAGCAGCAGAGGAAGAAAAATCACCTGTTATTTGTGGTGTATCAGAAGGTGCAGCACGTTATATGGGAGGATTTAAAACGGTTGTTGCAATGGTAAAAGCATTAATGGATGATTACAACATTACTGTTCCTGTTGCCATTCATTTAGACCACGGTTCAAGCTTTGAGAAATGTGTGGAAGCGATTCATGCTGGATTTACATCTGTCATGATTGATGGTTCTCACCACCCGCTTGAAGAAAATATCGCGATTACAAAGCAAGTTATCGCTGTTGCTCATACACTTGGAGTATCAGTTGAGGCAGAGCTTGGTCGTATCGGTGGACAAGAAGATGATTTAATCGTAGACGATGCAGATGCAGCTTATGCGATCCCATCTGAATGTGAGCAATTAGTTCGTGAAACAGGAGTAGATTGTTTTGCACCTGCTCTAGGATCAGTTCATGGTCCTTACAAAGGCGAACCGAACTTAGGTTTTGATCGCATGAAAGAAATTGATGAATTAGTAGGAATTCCGTTAGTACTACATGGTGGAACAGGAATCCCAACAAAAGATATCCAAAAAGCCATTGAATTTGGTCATGCAAAAATTAACGTAAACACAGAAAGCCAGATTTCATCTGCAAAAGCTGTTCGTGAAACGTTAGCAGCAAAACCAAATGAATATGACCCACGTAAATATTTAGGACCAGCTCGTGATGCCATTAAAGAAACAGTAAAAGGCAAAATGCGTGAATTTGGTTCTTCTAACAAAGCGTAA
- the rpoE gene encoding DNA-directed RNA polymerase subunit delta, which yields MISIKDLNQEELAETSMVEIAYAVMKEHKSPFIYHDLLKQVAEIKSMSEEEVNRRISSLYTDLNIDGRFICVGENTWGLRSWYPVEKMEEDFTVVPKTRKKAKAKAADEFEEEEEFEDYEDEFEDLEDELDEITDEENQEEFEEDLDGFDDNEEESEDEDIEDEEEFEDEDDL from the coding sequence GTGATCAGTATTAAAGATCTTAATCAAGAAGAGTTAGCAGAAACATCAATGGTTGAAATTGCATATGCGGTTATGAAAGAACATAAAAGCCCTTTCATTTACCATGATTTATTAAAGCAAGTCGCAGAGATTAAAAGCATGTCAGAAGAAGAAGTAAATAGACGAATCTCTTCTCTCTATACAGACTTGAATATAGACGGTCGTTTTATTTGTGTTGGTGAAAACACATGGGGGCTTAGAAGCTGGTATCCAGTTGAAAAAATGGAGGAAGACTTCACAGTGGTTCCGAAAACTCGTAAAAAAGCAAAAGCGAAGGCAGCTGATGAGTTTGAGGAAGAAGAAGAGTTTGAAGACTATGAAGATGAGTTTGAAGATTTAGAAGATGAACTCGATGAAATTACCGATGAAGAAAACCAAGAAGAGTTTGAAGAAGATCTTGATGGATTTGACGATAATGAAGAAGAATCCGAAGATGAGGATATAGAAGACGAAGAAGAATTTGAAGATGAGGATGATTTATAA
- a CDS encoding response regulator — MKKILVVDDQYGIRVLLNEILQKDGYQMFQAANGVQALTIVEKEVPDLVLLDMKIPGMDGLEILRRIKEIKPEVQVIMMTAYGELNMINEAMNLGAITHFAKPFDIDDVRKVIKENFEVTQ, encoded by the coding sequence GTGAAAAAAATATTAGTAGTAGATGACCAGTATGGAATTCGTGTTTTGTTAAATGAGATTTTACAAAAAGATGGGTATCAAATGTTTCAAGCGGCGAACGGTGTACAAGCGTTAACAATCGTGGAAAAAGAAGTGCCTGATTTAGTATTGCTTGATATGAAAATTCCTGGTATGGATGGACTAGAAATTTTACGCAGAATAAAAGAAATTAAACCGGAAGTTCAGGTCATTATGATGACGGCTTATGGAGAATTGAATATGATTAATGAAGCAATGAACTTAGGAGCGATTACACATTTTGCGAAACCATTTGATATTGACGATGTGAGAAAAGTCATAAAAGAAAATTTTGAAGTTACACAATAA
- a CDS encoding UDP-N-acetylglucosamine 1-carboxyvinyltransferase — protein sequence MEKLLIEGGYPLEGTVQISGAKNSAVALIPAAILADSTVTIDNLPRISDVQLLGELLTEIGGKVSLENQEMIIDPSDMIAMPLPNGRVKKLRASYYMMGAMLGKFKKAVIGLPGGCNLGPRPIDQHIKGFEALGAKVTNEQGAIYLRADELRGAKIYLDVVSVGATINIMLAAVKAKGRTIIENAAKEPEIIDVATLLSSMGAKIKGAGTNVIRIEGVETLHGCRHTIIPDRIEAGTYMIMAAAIGQKMVIDNVIPYHVESLIAKLREMGVKIEEYDDKLLIHNQGDKTGVDIKTLVYPGFPTDLQQPFSTLLTQSQGTSIVTDTIYNARFKHIDELRRMGANVKVEGRSAIISGPTKLQGAKVKASDLRAGAALVIAGLLAEGVTEISGLEHIDRGYESLEKKLLDLGAKVWREKLTDEEVESVKSS from the coding sequence ATGGAAAAATTATTAATAGAAGGCGGATACCCACTCGAGGGTACTGTACAAATCAGCGGTGCGAAAAATAGTGCAGTTGCTCTCATTCCTGCGGCTATATTAGCAGATTCAACAGTAACCATTGATAATTTACCGAGAATTTCTGATGTTCAATTATTAGGTGAGCTTTTAACCGAAATTGGTGGAAAGGTCTCACTAGAAAATCAAGAAATGATTATTGACCCTAGTGATATGATTGCAATGCCTCTTCCGAATGGTAGAGTAAAAAAATTACGAGCATCTTACTATATGATGGGAGCGATGCTTGGGAAATTTAAAAAAGCTGTCATTGGATTACCTGGCGGATGTAATTTAGGGCCAAGACCGATTGACCAACATATAAAAGGGTTTGAAGCATTAGGTGCTAAAGTAACGAATGAACAAGGCGCGATATACTTACGGGCAGACGAGCTTCGTGGCGCTAAAATTTACTTAGACGTTGTAAGTGTTGGGGCAACGATTAACATTATGCTTGCTGCTGTCAAAGCAAAGGGAAGAACAATCATTGAAAATGCTGCAAAAGAGCCTGAAATCATTGATGTTGCGACGTTATTATCAAGCATGGGTGCTAAAATTAAAGGTGCAGGTACAAACGTCATTCGTATTGAAGGCGTAGAAACACTTCATGGATGTCGTCATACGATTATCCCAGATCGAATTGAAGCGGGAACATATATGATTATGGCAGCAGCCATTGGTCAAAAAATGGTGATTGATAATGTCATACCGTACCATGTCGAGTCACTTATTGCAAAGCTTCGTGAAATGGGTGTGAAAATCGAAGAGTATGATGACAAACTATTGATACATAACCAAGGAGACAAAACCGGGGTTGATATTAAAACTCTTGTTTATCCAGGGTTTCCGACCGATTTACAGCAGCCATTTTCAACATTACTAACACAATCACAAGGGACGAGTATTGTGACCGATACGATTTATAATGCCCGTTTCAAACATATTGATGAATTACGACGAATGGGTGCAAATGTGAAAGTAGAAGGTCGATCTGCGATTATTTCTGGCCCAACGAAGTTACAGGGGGCAAAAGTAAAAGCAAGCGACCTACGTGCAGGTGCAGCTTTAGTTATTGCTGGTTTGTTAGCAGAAGGTGTAACGGAAATCTCAGGTCTTGAGCATATTGACAGAGGTTATGAATCACTAGAGAAAAAACTGTTAGATTTAGGTGCAAAAGTATGGAGAGAAAAATTAACGGACGAAGAAGTCGAATCTGTAAAAAGTTCGTAA
- the rho gene encoding transcription termination factor Rho translates to MGVNIAELENMKLKELYELAREYKVSYYSKLNKKELIFAILKGQAEQDGLMFMEGVLEIIQSEGFGFLRPINYLPSSEDIYISASQIRRFDLRNGDKVSGKVRPPKENERYHGLLHVEAVNGEDPDTSKERPHFPALTPLYPQEKIQLETAPKRVSSRIIDMVSPVGFGQRGLIVAPPKAGKTSLLKEVANSIVENHPHVELIVLLIDERPEEVTDIERSVPAEVVSSTFDEVPENHIKVTELVLERAMRLVEHKKDVVILMDSITRLARAYNLVIPPSGRTLSGGIDPAAFHRPKRFFGAARNIEEGGSLTILATALVETGSRMDDVIYEEFKGTGNMEVHLDRKLAERRIFPAIDIRRSSTRKEELLIPKEHLDKLWAIRKSMNDSAEFVDHFIRRIKETKTNEEFFESIEKDMNGPKRK, encoded by the coding sequence ATGGGTGTTAACATTGCAGAGTTAGAAAATATGAAGCTGAAAGAGCTTTATGAACTCGCACGAGAGTACAAAGTATCCTATTACAGTAAATTAAATAAAAAAGAGCTTATTTTTGCGATTTTAAAAGGACAAGCTGAGCAAGATGGCCTGATGTTTATGGAAGGCGTTCTAGAAATTATCCAATCAGAAGGGTTTGGCTTCCTAAGACCTATTAACTATTTGCCAAGCTCAGAAGATATTTATATTTCAGCGTCACAAATCCGTCGTTTTGACTTGCGAAACGGGGATAAAGTATCTGGAAAAGTCCGCCCTCCAAAAGAAAATGAACGATATCATGGGTTATTGCATGTGGAAGCAGTAAATGGGGAAGACCCGGATACGTCAAAAGAGCGACCGCATTTCCCGGCATTAACTCCTTTATATCCACAGGAGAAAATTCAGCTAGAGACAGCTCCAAAACGAGTTTCTTCCCGGATTATTGACATGGTTTCTCCAGTAGGATTTGGACAGCGTGGATTAATTGTTGCGCCACCAAAAGCAGGGAAAACGTCATTATTAAAAGAAGTGGCAAACAGTATTGTTGAAAATCATCCACATGTGGAGTTAATCGTACTTTTAATCGATGAGCGTCCAGAAGAAGTAACAGACATTGAACGGTCAGTTCCAGCTGAAGTCGTAAGTTCTACATTTGATGAAGTTCCAGAAAATCATATTAAAGTGACAGAGCTTGTTTTAGAACGAGCAATGCGTTTAGTTGAACATAAGAAAGACGTTGTTATCTTAATGGATAGTATTACGAGATTAGCTAGAGCGTATAATCTTGTTATTCCTCCAAGTGGAAGAACATTATCAGGGGGGATTGACCCTGCGGCATTTCATCGTCCAAAACGTTTCTTTGGGGCAGCTCGTAATATTGAAGAAGGTGGAAGTTTAACGATTTTAGCGACAGCGCTAGTCGAAACAGGTTCACGTATGGATGACGTCATTTATGAAGAATTTAAAGGAACAGGAAATATGGAAGTTCATCTTGACCGTAAGCTTGCAGAACGTCGTATATTCCCTGCCATTGACATCCGTCGTTCAAGCACAAGAAAAGAAGAGCTGTTGATTCCAAAAGAGCATCTTGATAAGCTTTGGGCGATTCGTAAATCGATGAATGATTCAGCTGAGTTTGTCGATCATTTTATTCGCCGAATTAAAGAAACAAAAACAAATGAAGAATTCTTTGAGTCGATTGAAAAAGATATGAATGGGCCAAAACGAAAATAA
- the fsa gene encoding fructose-6-phosphate aldolase, which translates to MKFFIDTANIDEIREANEIGILAGVTTNPSLVAKEEGVDFHERLREITAIVKGSVSAEVIALDAKGMIEEGKQLASIADNITVKVPLTIEGLKAVHYFAENGIKTNVTLVFSAVQALLAARAGATYVSPFLGRLDDIGHNGLDLISDIAEIFNVHEIQTEIIAASIRHPLHVFESAARGAHIATIPYNVITQLVKHPLTDQGIEKFLADWNKK; encoded by the coding sequence ATGAAATTTTTTATTGATACGGCCAATATTGATGAAATTCGTGAAGCAAATGAAATTGGAATTTTAGCTGGAGTAACGACAAATCCGTCATTAGTAGCAAAAGAAGAAGGCGTTGATTTTCATGAACGTTTGCGTGAAATTACAGCTATCGTAAAAGGGTCAGTAAGTGCCGAAGTTATTGCATTAGACGCAAAAGGAATGATTGAAGAAGGAAAACAACTAGCTTCAATCGCAGATAATATTACAGTGAAAGTTCCTTTAACAATTGAAGGATTGAAAGCGGTTCATTATTTTGCTGAAAATGGCATTAAAACAAATGTAACGTTAGTATTTTCTGCTGTTCAAGCCTTATTAGCGGCTAGAGCTGGAGCTACATATGTATCACCGTTTTTAGGAAGATTGGATGATATCGGCCATAATGGACTCGACTTAATTTCAGATATCGCTGAAATTTTCAATGTTCATGAGATTCAAACAGAAATTATTGCTGCTTCGATTAGACACCCTCTCCATGTATTTGAGTCAGCTGCTCGCGGTGCTCATATTGCAACGATCCCATACAATGTCATTACACAGCTTGTGAAACATCCACTTACGGATCAAGGAATTGAAAAGTTTTTAGCAGATTGGAACAAAAAATAA
- a CDS encoding CTP synthase, giving the protein MTTKYIFVTGGVVSSLGKGIVAASLGRLLKNSGLKVTIQKFDPYINVDPGTMSPYQHGEVFVTDDGAETDLDLGHYERFIDINLSQNSNVTTGKIYSTVIKKERRGDYLGGTVQVIPHVTNEIKERVFRAGRETNADVVITEIGGTVGDIESLPFLEAIRQIKSDIGVNNVMYIHCTLIPYLSAAGEMKSKPTQHSVKELRSLGIQPNVIVVRTEKPVPQDMKEKIALFCDINKNAVIECRDADTLYQVPLDLQAQKLDSIVCEYLNLNCNGADMDEWISLVDKVKNLSEKVTIGLVGKYVALPDAYLSVAEALRHAGYAFDADIEIKWINSEEVTKANVEEMLQDVDGILVPGGFGDRGIEGKIHAIQYAREQKIPFLGICLGMQLASVEFARNVLGLEGANSAELNPQTNYPIIDLLPEQKDVEDMGGTLRLGLYPCKLQAGTVAHEAYNDQVIYERHRHRYEFNNEYRQQMEEAGFIFSGTSPDGRLVEIIEVADHPYFVASQFHPEFVSRPTRPQPLFRDFIQASLKEQK; this is encoded by the coding sequence ATGACAACGAAGTATATTTTCGTGACAGGAGGAGTAGTGTCTTCCTTAGGTAAAGGGATAGTAGCTGCCTCACTTGGTCGCTTGTTAAAAAACAGTGGGCTAAAAGTGACGATCCAAAAATTTGATCCATACATTAATGTGGATCCAGGTACGATGAGTCCTTACCAGCATGGAGAAGTGTTTGTAACGGATGATGGTGCGGAAACAGACTTGGACTTAGGTCACTATGAGCGATTCATTGATATTAATTTAAGTCAAAATAGCAATGTAACAACAGGGAAAATTTACTCAACCGTCATTAAAAAAGAGCGACGAGGGGACTATTTAGGTGGAACAGTTCAAGTTATTCCACATGTCACAAACGAAATTAAAGAACGTGTGTTTCGTGCAGGTAGAGAAACAAATGCAGATGTTGTCATTACTGAAATTGGTGGAACGGTAGGGGATATTGAAAGTTTGCCTTTTCTTGAAGCGATTCGCCAAATTAAAAGCGATATCGGTGTAAATAATGTAATGTATATTCATTGTACCCTAATTCCTTATTTATCAGCTGCTGGTGAAATGAAATCAAAACCAACACAACATAGTGTTAAAGAGCTACGCAGCCTTGGAATTCAACCAAATGTCATTGTTGTACGAACAGAAAAGCCTGTGCCACAAGACATGAAAGAAAAGATTGCATTGTTCTGTGACATTAACAAAAATGCTGTAATTGAGTGTCGTGATGCAGACACACTATATCAAGTGCCACTAGATTTACAAGCACAGAAGTTAGATAGTATTGTTTGTGAGTATTTAAATTTAAACTGCAATGGTGCAGACATGGACGAGTGGATTTCTCTCGTTGATAAAGTGAAAAACCTATCGGAAAAAGTTACGATTGGCTTAGTCGGAAAATATGTCGCATTACCTGATGCGTATCTATCTGTTGCTGAGGCGCTCCGGCATGCTGGATATGCGTTTGATGCTGATATTGAAATAAAATGGATTAATTCTGAAGAAGTAACAAAAGCAAATGTTGAAGAAATGCTGCAAGATGTTGATGGCATACTTGTTCCAGGTGGATTTGGTGATCGTGGGATTGAAGGGAAAATTCATGCGATTCAATATGCACGCGAACAAAAAATACCGTTTTTAGGAATTTGTCTCGGTATGCAATTGGCATCAGTTGAGTTTGCTCGAAATGTGTTAGGTTTAGAAGGTGCGAATTCAGCGGAGCTTAATCCACAAACAAACTATCCAATTATTGATTTACTACCAGAGCAAAAAGATGTTGAGGATATGGGTGGAACATTACGACTCGGTTTATATCCATGTAAGCTACAAGCAGGAACGGTAGCCCATGAAGCATACAATGACCAAGTCATTTACGAGCGTCATCGTCATCGCTATGAATTTAACAATGAATATCGTCAACAAATGGAAGAAGCAGGATTCATCTTCTCTGGAACAAGCCCTGACGGCAGACTTGTAGAAATTATCGAAGTCGCTGATCATCCATATTTTGTGGCATCACAGTTCCACCCAGAGTTTGTCTCTAGACCAACAAGGCCACAACCTCTTTTCCGTGATTTCATTCAAGCATCATTAAAAGAACAAAAGTAA